The segment ATCCTCGCAGCAAAGACCACAGATGTTATTGCCTGGGTACACCCAGGGCTCCAGGGCTGAGGAGCAGGAGCCAAGGGTCAGCACTTGGCCCTTGGACCCCATCCCACCCTGTGACCTCAGATGCTGGAAGCTGCGGGAGAGACCAGGGAGCCTGTGTTCTCAGGAGTCTAGaggggagcagaaaaggagagacaCTGAAACCCCTTCACAACAGCCTTCCTCCCCAGGACCCACGATCTGGCCACAGCTGCTCCTCACACTCCTCCCATCTCTAAGTCTTTGAAGAGGCTGAAATTCTCTCAGCTCACATCCGCCTTgattttcttcaaggttcagtATAACCGTCACCTTCTATAAGGAGCATTTTCTGTTCTCATTCTCAACCCCTTTTCTCCCCCTGGATCCAGGGTTTTTACTTCGAGGCTATCCTGTATTCAGGCCCCATCACTTGACCTCTCCACCATGGCCTGGACCAGTGCTGGCTAGGATTTCCTACTGGGAGGGAGAGGGGCTCCTTGACCCTGAGACCATGGGGTAAGCAAAACGAAGGGCCTCACATCCTCATGCCCCCACTCCCGGGACACATGGCGCAAACAAAATAGGCCTGGGTCCTTGGGTCTGTTGTTTGTTCTGTTCTTGGAATAAGGAGTAGCGTCTCTAATCTGGGTCCAGAGCTCAAGCTTCAGGATTCTGGGAGTCCAGACCCAGTGCTGCAGCAAGGCCAACAACCAATGGTGGCTTTGGTTGTGAACTTGGTGGAGCCAATGCTACGTAAGCACTGAGCTCAACTGTAGTATCCGGGGCAGGGTCCAGGAGGTCATGTCCCCAAAGCACTGGGGAAATGTTTGCACTTTGTTCTGAATCTATCTTTGAGAAAACTATACATTTATGTAAGCTATAGGATAGTAGGCCTCTAAATGGAACTAGGGTGTTAGGACCTGGGCTCCTACAATGGGAGAATCAGATGAGGGGCTTGAGCTGATGGCAGAGGAGAGACACACCCAACCTGTCAGGGTACCCTAGGGAGAGACATAAGgggcctactatgtgacagatagcggagggaggggttgggggggtggggggagagaaacaaggagctcacaatccaatggggGAGGGGCATGACAAAGTCCTGAGGGGGCCTGACCCTCTCCAGACTTGCAAGATCCAGGAGAAGCTCTCCAACGTGCACCACCTTTCCCTCCAATCAAAGGCAGGGCCCCAGGAGGTCTGAGCTCCAGTCAGAGGGATCTTGCCTGCAGCAGATAAAGTCCAGGAGAGCACCCCAGTGGGAGCATGCCCACCATGTTCCATCTCATCCCTCTCTTGGGTCTAGTTTTGGCTCCTTCTCTTCCTTGGATggttttgtgattcagaacttaAAAGAATGCGAGGGTTTGCTGGTGGGGGGGTGGGACCCCTTGCCTCCTGGCAGCCCGCCTTGGAACAACAGTGTCTTCTTAAGCTCAGGAACCCTAGTTCCTGGCTCAACAGTGAGCCAGGAACACAAGCGATGATCCCAATGTCACACTTCTACAACCTTGGGGActtccaaagtcctttccttGCCATAACTTCTGCTAATGTAGGGGGTAGGTTATTCTCCTcattgttacagatgaggaaaactgaggcccagaggcagGGCCAAGTCACCCAGGTAGGATGTGTTCTGCAGACTCCAGGTCCCACAGtgacccttccctcccccacctgctACCACACTGCCCTGACCCCACTCCCTTGAAAGCCTGAGGAAGGAGTTTTCCAGGAAGCACTGGTCTCCCATCTCACAGTGGTTCACAGGACAAACCAGCCTGTTCATCTATGAACTGGTTTAGAGCTACTTTGTTCTCAACTCTGGTTTTTTGACACTCTAGACCAGGATggagaacctgcaaccttgaggccacatgtggccctctaggtcctttaGTGCAGCctgttgactgagtccaagttttacagaacaaatccttttattaagatgGACAGCTTTTCTGGACTGTCTTGTCCATTGAGTCACGTGTGCCCCTGCACTCACTAGAGCGGCATTTGTAGAAGAGTGGTCTCCAGAGGGCCGTTCCTGGACCATGCCTGGCATAGTCCTCCATGTGATCTGGCCAACCCTGCACCGTCAGGGCCTAACAGCAGGACAGACAGCTCAGGAAGTTGGTGGTATTTTTCTTGAACCAGCGGCTACCTCCAAGGACAAAGAGCAGCAAGTCAAAGCAGCTAAGGGCAGTCACACTCAGGAAGATCTCATTATACATCACCGCCGGGTGGCACAGGGCCTTGGGGGCATGGTCTTGGAGGTAGTACAGCCGGAAGAACTGATAGGGAAGGAAGCAGACTAAGATGACTCCGATGAAGAAGAGGTTTTTCAGCTGTGCCCAGAACTCCTGGTGGGACAGCCAGGCACGGCGTAGCTTCTTTCCCGTGGCCACGAGGACGGAGACCTGGACTGCCAAGAGGGCCATGGCAATAGTGGCAACCACAATCACCACCGCATAGTTGATGATCTTCACGTACTTCTCCTTCAGCTCCTCCTGGAACTCGAAGCATCTGGTGTCATTGTAATCCCCGTGGGTGCCATACTGGGTCAGCAGCGGTGGGATGACGGTGACCAGCACCAGCACCCACATGGCAGTGCTGGCAGCCACTGCGTGCAACTTGCGGTAGAACTCCACCTTGTCCCTGCGCTTGAAGAAGATGAGGTACCTGATCACCAGGATGCCCACGTAGAACAGGAAGGTGAGGTACATGTGCACATGCAGCATGGCGCTCACCATCTTGCAGAAGGACAGCCCAAAGTACCACTTTTTCTGGACCAGGTAGACGAGACGGAATGGAACAGTAAGGAGGAAGACGCTATGTACCACCACCAGGTTGATGACGGCCGTGGTGGTCACGGACCGCGAGTTCATCTTCACTAGTACAAACAGGATGCAGAAGATGCCAGTCACCCCCCCAAGGAACACAGCCACATAAAGCCCAGTCAAGTACTGAGTCCAGGAAGGGTTACAAAGGCTGAACTGGGAGGAGCTGTTCTCGTTGGCCATGCTACCGAATCACCTGGTGGAGAGAAAACACCAGAATGTCAGACACTGAGATTCTTGGCACGCTAGGATCCCATGATGCACAGAGGTGGAAGTGACCATCTGAGGAAGAGTCCCTGCCACAGCACATGTTGTCTCTAGGCAGATGGCTCCCAGAGCTCTCTGTTCAGCTCagcttttctcctcatttccaaTCCTAAATCACCAACAGCCAATTGGATACCTCAAATTAGATGGCCTGTGTACGTTTCAGACTCAGCAGGTGGAGAATCAAgctcattctctcttccccaaaGCCTATCCCTCTTTTGAACTTTCCTAGGTCTGTCGAGAGTACCACCAAACTTCCATTCACCCAGGTGACTGACATGGGTTCAAAGtctgattctgccacttacttcCTTAGTGACCAAGGCCCTTCTCCTCACTGGGTCTCACTtgtctcatatgtaaaatgaagggattggggaACCCTACAGCCATGTTCAACTCCTCACTGCATGGCCCACCCCCTGCAACCTGCGCCTCCTTCACACATCTATTAGTTGTAAAATGTTCCTCTTGGTTTCACAGGGTTTTTCTGGTGGTGAAGAAACTGTCCCTGCATAGTGAAGGGAGTGAGAGGGCAGTCCAGCCTTGGAGAGGATGCCAAGAGGTTTTAGGTGGCATAGTACTTTATATACGCTGTTGGCTTTGGGTCTCACCATCACCCTGTGAAcagtgtaatatatatgtattgttctatccatcttacagatgaggaaactgaggctctgcaAGGTTGAGTAACTGATTCATTCTTGGTCACATAATTGGTCAGCATCAGAGCTAGGTTTCCCTGATCTCTGGACTGGCCCTCTATCCATAACCTCTCTCCTTTAAGGAGAATGTCTTAGACACATGTTGACTTTGAGGAACTCAAACTCCCTTGAGAGGAAGCTAGAGTCAGCAGGGATCAGGATGATGAGAAGAAGACTGTGGTAACCAcaaaaagtaatggagaaaactAAATAAAGGGTGGGCAGAGGAAGAGAGGGCTAGGACCAAATCTACTCTAACGATGTGATGGCAGCTGGTCTATGTCCTTGTTGCTAGTGTGCCCGATGGTCCCAGGTGGCATCTCTCTTACCACCCCCAGCACCAAAGGAGTATGATGAACATGGGACTAGGAGAAGTGGCAGCTTGGGGGCTGGTCAGGTGGTTAGTGCTCTGCTGGTTGGAGAAGGTGGCCCCAGGCTAGCTGCAGTCCCagtccccctcttcccctttgaAGATCTTCAAGTCAACCCTCAATGACTTACTATCAATGACTAAATTATCAAGGACACTATAGATAAGGGCATCACTGAATTCCCATCCAAGTACTGGTTGGACTTTATGGCCAGTGAAGATACCTCTCCTCTGCCCAAACGGTTACCTGTGATGAGGTCATAAAGACAgactccttagcctggcattcaaggcctccaCAATCAAGCCCCCATCTATCATCTCTTGTTTATTTGGCAGAAATCTCTTCTATGCACTGCACAGCTATTATGCATTTGATGCACCATCTCCTGTATCTGGATTGCATGCTCTCCACATCACCAGATGAAATCCTTCAGTCAGCCAAGCAATCACCAAGCTTTAATTGTCTACTGAAtaccaggtactgtactaggtACAAGGGATGCAGAGACAAAAGGGAACCAGTCTCTCCTATCAAGGATCTTATGTTCTCTAATCAAGCAGAAGAGATCTCAGGTCACGATGTTCACTGTCCTCATCTGACAAAGGACACCAAGGCTTGGGGAGGAACATCCATACTTCCAGATCCCACTGGTGAATAATGTTCCCCAGTTCACTCCCAGTCCCTAAAAGAGTCTGACAACATCTGTTTCTACACTTGGAGGGAGGGCGCCCTTTGGGGAATCCTGAGACCAAAGGTTCTCAAAGTTTGTTATGtttggggagaagaaggaggccCAGCCTTGGAATCTTTTCTTTTCACTACATTCTGATATAAAACCTCATGTAGCACCTCCAGTTCCAGCAGGTGGCATCTGGTCAGGGCACACCTGTGAGGTTCATTACCTGTCACCAAAGTAACCCAATCAACTCCCAGCCAAGACAAGGGAGAGGACCAGAGGGAGCCAATTTAGGGAGCCGCCTAAGACACATGAGCTTCCTTTGTGGTGTTTCACTGTCAGCTCTGTTAACCCTTCCCTCACCTAAAGTTCTTCCCCACATTTGGACCCATGGCTCTCCCCAGAGATAATAGCAGTcaatgagaggagaaaggaggagaataaacatttatcagatACCATGccagacactttacaaatattattttaattgatcctcataacaatcctggaaggtaggtcctattataatcccaattttacagttaaggaaactgaggcagagaggggttAAGGAGCTTGTCCAGGGTCAGTAAACGTCTGAAGCTAGAAGTGAACTCAGCTCTTgcttccagacccagtgctccatCTTCTGCACCACCATCATTAATCAATGAAGTAAACATCTCCCTTTGAGCTAAAAAACCCAGAGCATTTTGAAGGCTATTGCTAAGCTAGAGTGCCCAGAGGATGGAAATCAGGCTGGTGAAGGTCCTTAAGTCAGTGCCCTGAGGACAACTTGAGAATCTCTACCCTGGGGAAGAAAAGGCCAAGGGAGATTGTGAAAGACAACAGGGCAGAGGGTCTAGACCTGCTCTGCTCAGCCTGAGGTCAAAGGGGTAgaaattttgaaggaagaatATTTTGTTCCTGCCACAAGGGAAACAGTTCCTAACATTATACAACTACCCCAAGTGGACTGGGCAGCTTCAACAGGGTGagaggggagggtggggaggggaaaggagagaaggtaggagggagaaaaaaatcaatgtttaCTAATTTTTTTGTAACTGaaaaatttgttgagaatccaCCAGTTCCAAATTGGTCTGTAAACATCAGGCAGCTTCTTCTTTCACGATCCGGTCTTTTTTGTGTGGTTCCATGAAAACtttcttctcctccacagtctggAACCGACCGTGACTAAATTTGGATGTGGTGTCGATAGACTTCAGGTCAATCTTCAGGGCACGACATTTGATTTGTACCAGCAGGGACTTTCACAAGGTGAGGACTTGCTTCTTGGTCCCAATGACACAGCCTTTCAGCATGATAAAGTCACTGGCCACTTCACCATAGTGGACAAAGCCTCCCAGAGGGTTGATGCTCTTGTCGGAGGGATCATAATCTGTGGATGCATTGTTTTTGATCAGTTTGCCATCCTTGATCTGGTAGCGCTGGCCAATCTTGTAGATCTCTTTTGTTGATCTCAGTGTGATAGTGGTAGCTCTTTTGACCAGCTCGAACCACAGAGAAGGCTACCCAAGCGGGATGCCACCTTATACAGTCCTTGATGGGCTTTTCAGGGCAGTTTCTTGGTGTGCCAGCAGCTAGTGACACCTTTGTAATCCCTGCCCTTCATCACCGCAATGACATCTCATCCTGCTCAAACACAGTGGACACAGGCACCTACTGCTTCAACTTCTCATGGGCCCAGTCCAGCTTCTCAGCCATGCTATCACCTGGATCTCCATCAGGTGAGACTTCTCCTGCCTCAGAGGGAGCAGGGGCATTTGGGTGTGGGCAATGACACGGATGACCTGGTAGTGCTTCTTCATGCTGCTCAAGTCTTTCTCCAGCTGCTTTTTGCCACAGTCTTCTTGCCACTTTTTGCAGTACTTGGTGAAGGCCTTCTTCTTGAACTTATGCCAGTTCTTATAGAATCACCTCTCACACTCATCGCTGACATGCCTGGCAAAGATGGTTTTAAAGCTCCGTGGAGCTTTGCGGAGTTTGCACATAGCCCTTGATGTCCACAATGACCATGGGAGGGTGTCTCCATGAGCATCACAGCCTCAACCACTTCTTGTTGACCTTTGAGCCAGGCCTGTCCACCTCTCAGACACTATGGGTCATGCCTGCCTTGTAGCCCAGAAAGGCAGTCAGGTGGATGGGCTTGGAAGGGTCATCTTTGGGGAAACTTCACCTTCCCCCAGTGCCTGCTGCTTCTCTTTTGAGGTAGGAAGCCCAGAGACCCATGCCCGGGAGCGGAGAACTTCCTGTG is part of the Notamacropus eugenii isolate mMacEug1 chromosome 3, mMacEug1.pri_v2, whole genome shotgun sequence genome and harbors:
- the GPR141 gene encoding probable G-protein coupled receptor 141 encodes the protein MANENSSSQFSLCNPSWTQYLTGLYVAVFLGGVTGIFCILFVLVKMNSRSVTTTAVINLVVVHSVFLLTVPFRLVYLVQKKWYFGLSFCKMVSAMLHVHMYLTFLFYVGILVIRYLIFFKRRDKVEFYRKLHAVAASTAMWVLVLVTVIPPLLTQYGTHGDYNDTRCFEFQEELKEKYVKIINYAVVIVVATIAMALLAVQVSVLVATGKKLRRAWLSHQEFWAQLKNLFFIGVILVCFLPYQFFRLYYLQDHAPKALCHPAVMYNEIFLSVTALSCFDLLLFVLGGSRWFKKNTTNFLSCLSCC